A window of Bacteroidales bacterium contains these coding sequences:
- the trmB gene encoding tRNA (guanosine(46)-N7)-methyltransferase TrmB — translation MNKLERFEENKSFPNLFQPYFSEIVNGFPFKGKWHSDYFKNDNPIVLELGCGKGEYTVGLGQKYPDKNFIGIDQKGARLWRGCKTSCDNKMNNIAFIRMQIELIEYCFDKDEVSEIWITFPEPQPQKAKAKKRFTSPQFNERYSNLLKESGIVHLKTDNTDFYDYSLEVVNNSNHKLLFNTSDLYAEYPDIEVASIQTFYEKMWLEQGLKIKYLQYQLNPEMCKNRKGVITLVSDRKY, via the coding sequence ATGAACAAACTTGAGAGATTTGAGGAAAATAAATCTTTTCCCAATTTGTTTCAACCGTATTTCAGCGAAATAGTCAACGGGTTTCCTTTTAAGGGAAAATGGCATTCGGATTATTTTAAGAATGACAATCCTATTGTTCTGGAACTTGGTTGTGGGAAAGGCGAATATACGGTTGGCCTCGGACAAAAATATCCTGATAAAAATTTTATAGGAATAGATCAAAAAGGTGCACGGCTGTGGCGTGGCTGTAAAACATCTTGTGATAATAAAATGAATAATATTGCTTTTATCAGAATGCAAATTGAACTTATTGAATATTGTTTTGATAAAGATGAAGTTAGTGAAATTTGGATCACTTTTCCCGAACCGCAACCGCAAAAAGCAAAAGCGAAGAAACGCTTTACATCGCCGCAGTTTAATGAAAGATATTCTAATCTTTTGAAAGAATCGGGAATTGTTCATTTAAAGACTGATAATACTGATTTTTATGACTATTCTTTGGAAGTTGTGAACAACTCTAATCATAAGCTTCTTTTCAATACTTCCGATCTTTATGCTGAATATCCCGATATTGAAGTGGCCTCTATTCAAACATTCTATGAAAAAATGTGGTTGGAGCAGGGATTGAAAATAAAATATCTTCAATATCAATTAAATCCGGAAATGTGTAAAAACAGAAAAGGCGTCATTACATTAGTTTCCGATAGAAAATATTAA
- a CDS encoding pyridoxamine kinase, whose translation MIKKVAALHDISGYGRSSLTVVIPVLSAMEIYVCPVPTAVLSTSTAYPDPYIVDMTEHIVPILSHWKKMGFKFDAIYSGFLGSSEQCDIVKQMFNDFDHDGLLKIVDPVLGDSGELYSSMPTLMVNSMKELVKCADIITPNLTEACLLLEEEYRNDFTREEIENFIYRLSDFGPKMVVITGVPEFDEKGDQTKTQVFAYSKTDNKMLLLTCDYIPAEFPGTGDTFASVVCGSLLHNNNLFTAVQQAMNYVYESIKLTFEENADPREGVYQEKTMPLLLP comes from the coding sequence ATGATTAAAAAAGTTGCGGCATTACATGATATTTCCGGTTACGGCCGATCATCACTCACAGTAGTTATCCCCGTGCTTTCGGCGATGGAAATTTATGTTTGTCCTGTTCCTACGGCAGTTTTGTCTACCAGCACTGCTTATCCTGATCCTTATATTGTTGATATGACGGAGCATATTGTTCCGATCTTAAGTCATTGGAAAAAGATGGGATTTAAGTTCGATGCTATTTACAGCGGGTTTTTAGGTTCTTCGGAACAATGTGATATTGTGAAACAAATGTTTAATGATTTTGATCATGATGGTTTGTTAAAGATTGTTGATCCGGTTTTAGGCGATAGCGGAGAACTTTACAGTTCAATGCCGACTTTGATGGTGAACAGTATGAAGGAGCTTGTAAAGTGTGCCGATATTATAACTCCCAATCTTACAGAAGCTTGTCTTTTACTCGAAGAAGAATATCGAAACGATTTTACAAGAGAAGAAATTGAAAATTTTATTTACCGTTTATCTGATTTCGGACCGAAAATGGTTGTAATTACCGGTGTTCCGGAATTCGATGAAAAAGGAGATCAAACCAAAACACAAGTATTTGCTTATTCAAAGACTGATAATAAAATGTTGCTTTTAACTTGCGATTATATTCCTGCTGAATTTCCCGGTACGGGCGATACCTTTGCGAGTGTAGTCTGCGGTTCATTATTGCATAACAATAACTTGTTCACGGCTGTTCAACAGGCAATGAATTATGTTTATGAAAGTATAAAATTGACTTTCGAAGAAAATGCTGATCCGCGCGAGGGCGTTTATCAGGAAAAAACTATGCCTCTTCTACTGCCTTAA
- a CDS encoding PAS domain-containing protein, with translation MKSKLLFWLLAFIVFGSLIALGIVFYQTNVKFFLITEGITILAIVLFIVLYIRLIRPYQIILSGIEFIKEQDFSTSLRPISNSEANKLILVFNKMMEQLRTERLSVREKNQFLDLLLQASPQGVIILDFDDNVTSINPAGLQLLDLESKNDYLGKQLKYIDSELCKSLAGLNQGDDVIIRNSGISMFRCIRTAFIDRGFYHPFILVEELTREILKTEKKSYENIIRMMAHEVNNSVGAIGSTLNVILDTINEDKTDFWDEIQPAVKASSERCTHLGSFIKNFSQVVKIPLPVTNPVKINELAKTAQALTEFECKKKNIELILNLNTDDNFLVNIDVVQFEQVLVNIIKNSYEAIEENGKIIIETNESPSYIAIIDNGPGISDDIKEKLFTPFFTTKPTGQGIGLLFVREVLFNHNLRFDFRTEEGLTKFTIYF, from the coding sequence ATGAAATCTAAACTTCTTTTCTGGCTCCTCGCCTTCATCGTTTTCGGCAGCCTTATTGCTTTAGGAATAGTTTTTTATCAGACAAATGTAAAATTTTTTCTAATTACCGAAGGAATTACAATTCTTGCGATAGTTCTTTTTATTGTTCTGTATATTCGATTGATAAGACCGTATCAGATAATTTTGTCGGGAATAGAATTTATTAAGGAACAGGATTTTTCAACTTCGTTACGACCGATTTCAAATAGTGAAGCTAATAAGTTAATTCTGGTTTTTAATAAAATGATGGAACAGTTGCGTACAGAACGCTTGAGTGTTAGAGAGAAAAATCAGTTTCTGGATTTGCTGTTACAAGCGTCCCCGCAAGGTGTGATCATTCTTGATTTTGATGATAATGTTACAAGTATAAATCCTGCCGGACTTCAACTTTTAGACTTAGAAAGTAAAAATGATTATTTGGGCAAGCAACTCAAATATATTGATTCCGAATTATGTAAATCGCTTGCGGGTTTAAACCAAGGTGATGATGTGATTATTCGAAATTCCGGAATCTCCATGTTCCGATGTATTCGTACCGCTTTTATAGACAGGGGTTTTTATCATCCTTTTATTCTTGTTGAAGAATTAACCCGCGAGATTCTAAAAACAGAAAAAAAATCTTATGAAAACATTATCAGAATGATGGCACACGAAGTAAATAATTCTGTAGGGGCTATCGGTTCAACTTTAAATGTTATTTTAGATACAATTAATGAAGATAAGACAGATTTCTGGGATGAAATTCAGCCGGCAGTCAAAGCCTCGTCGGAAAGATGTACGCATTTGGGAAGTTTTATCAAAAATTTTTCTCAAGTAGTGAAAATTCCTTTACCTGTTACTAATCCTGTAAAAATCAACGAACTGGCTAAAACAGCACAAGCTCTTACCGAATTTGAATGTAAGAAAAAGAATATTGAACTGATTTTGAATCTCAATACGGATGATAATTTCTTGGTAAATATTGATGTTGTTCAATTTGAACAGGTTCTGGTTAATATTATTAAAAATTCCTACGAAGCAATAGAAGAAAACGGAAAAATAATCATAGAAACAAATGAATCACCGTCTTATATTGCAATAATTGATAACGGCCCCGGCATTTCCGATGATATCAAGGAAAAATTGTTTACTCCGTTTTTTACAACCAAACCAACCGGACAAGGTATAGGATTATTATTTGTGCGGGAAGTTTTATTCAATCATAATTTGAGATTTGATTTTAGAACCGAGGAAGGACTTACAAAATTTACGATATATTTTTAA
- a CDS encoding four helix bundle protein — translation MTKYLNFEDLEIWKDSMTICKDVYLLLNNRNDLGLKNQICRSAISIQSNIAEGYERKGNKETIQ, via the coding sequence ATGACAAAGTATTTAAATTTTGAGGATTTGGAAATTTGGAAGGATAGTATGACTATATGTAAAGACGTATATCTTTTACTAAATAACCGCAATGATTTGGGTTTAAAAAATCAAATATGTCGATCGGCAATCTCTATACAATCAAACATTGCCGAAGGATATGAACGTAAAGGAAATAAAGAAACTATCCAATAA
- a CDS encoding NifU family protein, whose translation MNKEELTNKVKEIIEQLRPYLQADGGDIAFVELTDDLVVKVQLQGACGSCPYSRMTLKDGVEKAVQRVIPEIKAVEEA comes from the coding sequence ATGAACAAAGAAGAATTAACAAATAAGGTAAAAGAAATAATAGAACAATTAAGGCCTTATCTTCAAGCAGACGGCGGAGATATTGCTTTTGTTGAACTTACCGATGATCTTGTTGTTAAGGTACAATTACAGGGAGCATGCGGCTCTTGTCCTTATAGCAGAATGACTTTAAAAGACGGCGTTGAGAAAGCTGTTCAAAGAGTTATTCCGGAAATTAAGGCAGTAGAAGAGGCATAG